Proteins encoded by one window of Deltaproteobacteria bacterium:
- a CDS encoding response regulator: MEKKKILIVDDDPDLVETVSMMLEARGFSPLPAYGGIEGLEKARKEAPDLIVLDVMMPDKDGYAVCNELKKDQACCEIPIILLTAIGDHITSTTYTLSGGMETFADDFFQKPVNIQSLVNRIEELLKD, from the coding sequence ATGGAAAAGAAAAAAATTCTAATAGTTGATGATGACCCGGATCTGGTTGAAACGGTCAGTATGATGCTCGAAGCCAGGGGGTTTTCACCCCTGCCAGCTTATGGCGGAATAGAAGGATTGGAAAAGGCCAGAAAAGAGGCTCCGGATCTGATCGTTCTGGATGTCATGATGCCCGATAAGGACGGCTATGCGGTCTGCAACGAACTTAAAAAAGACCAGGCCTGTTGCGAAATCCCGATAATTTTGCTCACCGCCATTGGGGATCATATTACCTCCACCACCTATACCTTAAGCGGCGGGATGGAGACCTTTGCCGACGACTTTTTCCAAAAACCGGTAAACATCCAGTCTTTGGTCAACCGTATTGAAGAATTGCTGAAAGATTAA
- a CDS encoding methylenetetrahydrofolate reductase gives MSQSFRQALQSGKFLITSEVGPPKGTHLEKMSHHIDLLKDLVDALNLTDHQSSVMRFPSLGAALMVKEQGGEPILQMTCRDRNRLALQADLLFAYQRGIRNVLCLTGDAIVVGDHKSAKAVFDLDSSQLLAAVRTLEKGKDLGGTELDGAVEFCAGAIVTPEANPLEPQLIKFEKKVEAGAEFFQTQAVYDLEKFVHFMEYARQFPVKILAGIILLTSARMAQYMNKNVPGVLVPQPLIDEMAGAPKGQALAKGIEIAGRMIKKLKEEKICDGVHIMAIGKEEVVPDILKAAGLD, from the coding sequence ATGTCCCAAAGTTTCCGTCAGGCCCTGCAGTCAGGGAAATTTCTCATTACCAGTGAAGTCGGCCCGCCCAAAGGGACCCATCTGGAGAAGATGAGTCATCATATTGACCTCTTGAAAGACCTGGTGGATGCCCTGAATCTGACCGATCATCAGAGTTCGGTCATGCGGTTTCCCTCTCTCGGTGCCGCCCTCATGGTTAAGGAACAGGGTGGAGAACCCATACTTCAGATGACCTGTCGGGACAGGAATCGCCTGGCCCTTCAGGCCGATCTCCTTTTTGCCTATCAGCGGGGAATTCGCAATGTTTTATGTCTGACCGGTGATGCCATTGTGGTGGGAGACCACAAATCGGCCAAGGCGGTCTTTGACCTGGACTCCAGCCAATTGTTAGCCGCGGTCCGAACCTTGGAAAAAGGTAAAGACCTGGGCGGGACCGAACTGGACGGGGCGGTTGAATTTTGTGCCGGGGCCATTGTCACTCCGGAGGCCAATCCCCTGGAACCCCAATTGATTAAATTTGAAAAAAAGGTCGAAGCCGGGGCCGAATTTTTCCAAACCCAGGCCGTCTACGATCTGGAAAAATTCGTCCATTTTATGGAATATGCCCGCCAATTTCCGGTAAAAATCCTGGCTGGAATAATTTTGTTGACTTCGGCCCGGATGGCCCAGTATATGAATAAAAATGTCCCCGGAGTCCTGGTCCCCCAGCCGTTGATTGACGAAATGGCCGGGGCACCTAAAGGGCAGGCCTTGGCCAAGGGGATTGAAATCGCCGGTCGAATGATAAAAAAACTTAAGGAAGAAAAAATCTGCGATGGCGTTCACATCATGGCCATCGGGAAAGAAGAGGTTGTCCCGGATATTTTGAAGGCGGCCGGCCTCGATTAA